A section of the Rhodobacter sp. genome encodes:
- a CDS encoding Tm-1-like ATP-binding domain-containing protein has product MPETTTDRTILIVGTYDTKQDELGYLAQVIRAQGGAVRTMDVSVLGDPREPVDYSKHQVADAGGSSIAEAIAGEDENLAMQIMARGSAALAARLFAEGAFDGVVVLGGSMGTDLALDLCAALPLGVPKYIVSTVSFSPMIPPERLAADVQMILWAGGLYGLNSVCKASLSQAAGAVLGAARAVERPTRDRPLIGMTSFGKTVLRYMVTLKPALEARGFEVAVFHATGMGGRAFESLAAEGAFAAVLDFAPQEVGNHLHGSAISAGPDRMTNAGKAGIPQIVSIGCYDLVDLVGWHEMPAHLKDRPAHAHNRLLTSVIMTPDERREMARVMCERLALARAPVVFLLPTQGGNEWDRPGGPLSDPEGLAAFVQGVRDFCPANVTLIEMDAHINDPLFSDSALSVVDDWIAEGVLTR; this is encoded by the coding sequence ATGCCTGAGACCACCACAGACCGCACCATCCTCATCGTCGGCACCTACGACACCAAACAGGACGAACTGGGCTATCTGGCCCAGGTGATCCGCGCCCAGGGCGGCGCGGTGAGGACCATGGATGTCAGCGTCCTGGGCGACCCGCGCGAACCCGTGGATTATTCCAAGCACCAGGTCGCCGACGCGGGCGGATCGTCGATCGCCGAGGCCATCGCCGGCGAGGACGAGAACCTGGCCATGCAGATCATGGCGCGCGGATCGGCGGCGCTGGCCGCGCGGCTCTTCGCCGAGGGGGCGTTCGACGGGGTCGTCGTGCTGGGCGGCTCGATGGGCACGGATCTGGCGCTGGATCTCTGCGCGGCTCTGCCCCTTGGCGTGCCGAAATACATCGTCTCGACGGTGTCCTTCTCGCCGATGATCCCGCCCGAACGGCTGGCGGCGGATGTGCAGATGATCCTCTGGGCCGGCGGGCTTTACGGGCTGAACTCGGTCTGCAAGGCGTCGCTCAGCCAGGCGGCGGGGGCAGTGCTGGGTGCCGCGCGGGCGGTGGAACGGCCAACCCGCGACCGGCCCCTGATCGGCATGACCAGTTTCGGCAAGACCGTGCTGCGCTACATGGTGACGCTGAAACCCGCGCTGGAAGCGCGCGGATTCGAGGTCGCGGTGTTCCACGCCACCGGCATGGGCGGGCGGGCGTTCGAATCGCTGGCCGCCGAAGGAGCCTTTGCCGCCGTTCTGGATTTCGCCCCGCAAGAGGTGGGCAACCACCTGCACGGATCGGCCATCAGCGCCGGCCCCGACCGCATGACCAACGCCGGCAAGGCAGGTATCCCGCAGATCGTGTCCATCGGGTGCTATGACCTGGTGGACCTGGTCGGCTGGCACGAGATGCCCGCGCATCTGAAGGACCGCCCGGCCCATGCCCACAACCGGCTGCTCACCTCGGTCATCATGACCCCCGACGAACGCCGCGAAATGGCGCGCGTGATGTGCGAGCGGCTGGCCCTGGCCCGGGCGCCCGTGGTGTTCCTGCTGCCCACGCAGGGCGGCAACGAATGGGACCGCCCCGGGGGGCCCCTCAGCGACCCCGAGGGGCTGGCGGCCTTTGTCCAGGGGGTGCGCGATTTCTGCCCCGCCAATGTCACGCTGATCGAGATGGACGCACATATCAACGATCCCCTGTTCTCGGACAGCGCGCTCTCGGTGGTGGACGACTGGATCGCCGAAGGGGTTCTGACACGCTGA
- a CDS encoding phosphotransferase produces MTGLAHQAAPLWGLSPDAITLAAQRENAVWRAEGAGGPYALRLHRPGYRTADELRSELEWMAMLARGGLAVPRPVPSRNGRLVEDVGGTAVDLLTWLPGQMVGKQGALDGIGDRAGHMHRLGGLLARLHDLSDGWTPPAWFTRPRWDRPGLLGDAPLWGPFQTNPDLSDADRAAVDAARDRAQADLAARHDALDFGLIHADAITENVMVDGQSLSLIDFDDGGWGYRDFDLATVLLRQLAAPDYPALRAALIAGYATRRAVDAATLDLMLMLRALTYLGWIIPRMTEPGGRARSLRAVRTAMPLVHAYLRGPDA; encoded by the coding sequence ATGACGGGCCTCGCGCATCAGGCGGCGCCTTTGTGGGGCCTCTCGCCCGACGCGATCACGCTGGCCGCCCAGCGCGAGAACGCCGTCTGGCGCGCCGAGGGTGCGGGCGGCCCCTATGCGCTCAGGCTGCACCGCCCCGGGTATCGCACGGCCGATGAACTGCGCTCGGAACTGGAATGGATGGCGATGCTGGCCCGGGGGGGGCTGGCCGTGCCGCGCCCGGTGCCGTCGCGGAATGGCCGCCTGGTCGAAGACGTCGGCGGCACCGCCGTGGATCTGCTGACCTGGCTGCCCGGACAGATGGTCGGCAAGCAGGGCGCCCTGGACGGGATCGGGGACCGCGCGGGCCACATGCACCGGCTGGGCGGGCTGCTGGCGCGCCTGCACGACCTCTCCGACGGCTGGACCCCGCCTGCGTGGTTCACCCGCCCCCGCTGGGACCGGCCCGGGCTTTTGGGCGACGCACCGCTGTGGGGGCCGTTCCAGACGAACCCGGATCTGTCCGACGCCGACCGTGCCGCCGTGGACGCCGCGCGGGACCGCGCGCAGGCCGACCTGGCCGCGCGTCACGACGCGCTGGATTTCGGCCTGATCCACGCCGACGCGATCACCGAGAACGTGATGGTCGATGGCCAGAGCCTGAGCCTGATCGACTTTGACGACGGCGGATGGGGCTACCGCGATTTCGACCTGGCAACCGTGCTGCTGCGCCAGCTTGCCGCCCCCGACTATCCGGCCCTGCGCGCCGCGTTGATCGCAGGCTATGCCACCCGCCGCGCGGTGGATGCGGCGACGCTGGACCTGATGCTGATGTTGCGCGCGCTGACCTATCTGGGCTGGATCATTCCCCGGATGACCGAACCCGGCGGGCGGGCGCGCTCATTGCGCGCCGTCCGCACCGCGATGCCCCTTGTCCATGCTTACCTGCGAGGCCCCGATGCCTGA